TATTGCCGGAGTGCTGGCGCTGGAAGATCGTTTGCTGCCGGCTCTAGCGACGCTGAAAGAAACGCTGCGCAGCAAAAGCGAAGCTTATATGGACATCATCAAGATCGGCCGCACGCATCTGCAGGATGCCACCCCGCTAACTTTGGGGCAAGAAATCAGCGGCTGGTGGGCCATGCTGGATAAAACCGAAGCGATGATCAGGAGCGGCGCGGACGCCATGAAGGAGCTGGCAATCGGCGGTACGGCAGTGGGCACGGGCTTGAACGCGCACCCCGAATTCGGCGCGAAAACGGCTGCTGTGATTAGCAGCGAAACCGGCAAGGCGTTTACCTCCGCAGCGAATAAATTCCATGCGCTGACAAGCCACGACCAGATCGTATACGCTCATGGAGCGTTAAAGGCGCTGGCGGCGGATTTGCTGAAGATCGCCAACGATGTGCGCTGGCTGGCAAGCGGACCGCGCTGCGGCATCGGCGAAATCAGAATCCCCGAGAACGAACCGGGCAGTTCGATTATGCCGGGCAAAGTTAACCCGACGCAAAGCGAAGCGATGACGATGGTCGCATGTCAGGTCATGGGCAACGACGCGACAATCGGATTTGCGGCCAGCCAGGGCAATTTCGAATTGAACGTGTTTAAACCGGTTATTATCCACAACTTCCTGCAATCGGTGAGATTGCTCGCGGATGCGATGCTTTCATTCAACGAACATTGCGTTGTCGGTCTGGAACCGAACCGCGAAGTCATCAACCGCTATTTGGAGCAATCGCTCATGTTGGTAACGGCGCTCAATCCGCATATCGGATACGAAAACGCCGCAAAGATTGCCAAGCTGGCGCATAAAGAAGGGACGACGCTAAAAGAGGCGGCGATCAAGAGCGGCCTCTTGACGGCGGAGCAATTCGACGCTTATGTCCGCCCGGAAAACATGATTCATCCCAAGGCGTAAAAATCGCCGCGTTCCGCTCAGCACCACAAGCCGGCCTAGGGTAAAACCCGGGCCGGCTAACGTTAAACCACCTTGCACACCCCACCTGCGCAACGCGAACGTTCCCCAACACACCCCTCCTCGCACACTTCTAACGGTCGCAGCAGAGGCTATTTGCCGAAAAAAGGCCGATTTGAAATTGTAACGGACGCTGTGGACGCTATTTGTCGTTTCAAGGCCCGAATATC
This genomic window from Bacilli bacterium contains:
- the fumC gene encoding class II fumarate hydratase, yielding MDFRIERDTMGEIQVQADKLWGAQTERSRNNFKIGGERIPLEAIRALALLKKSAALANRELGKLAGEKADAIVAAADEIIAGKWDEHFPLVVWQTGSGTQTNMNVNEVIARRGNQLLQERGSEARLHPNDDVNKSQSSNDTFPTAMHIAGVLALEDRLLPALATLKETLRSKSEAYMDIIKIGRTHLQDATPLTLGQEISGWWAMLDKTEAMIRSGADAMKELAIGGTAVGTGLNAHPEFGAKTAAVISSETGKAFTSAANKFHALTSHDQIVYAHGALKALAADLLKIANDVRWLASGPRCGIGEIRIPENEPGSSIMPGKVNPTQSEAMTMVACQVMGNDATIGFAASQGNFELNVFKPVIIHNFLQSVRLLADAMLSFNEHCVVGLEPNREVINRYLEQSLMLVTALNPHIGYENAAKIAKLAHKEGTTLKEAAIKSGLLTAEQFDAYVRPENMIHPKA